In Syntrophomonas wolfei subsp. wolfei str. Goettingen G311, a single window of DNA contains:
- a CDS encoding S8 family serine peptidase: MGVLLITCQAGDILAANLSIDNKDGLIVQYRDNDAAADMLKTMDFQVYRKQNLAANVDLLKLIPGTNRQEMMARLKKTGRVKYVEENKRIRLHRAPNDPYYIQQWALPVIRAEAAWEVVGTTARPVVVAVVDSGIDDKHDDLINRIDSRGYNFVEDNQDIFDWEGHGTAVSSIIAAQTDNRLGIAGVNGQNPVKILPLKTIDIDGYGYISDIIKAIDYAIEAEVDVINLSMGSDRYSDIENEVIQKAINCGITVVASAGNEGDSRYDYPASYPGVISVGAIDRQGNPANFSNHNDQVDVVAPGVEIKACRPGNSYDCLNGTSFSAPMVTGTAAMLKSLDQSLQPDAICKIIQETSYDLGSPGRDNYYGYGVVDMGRAVLQVLPVRVKAIQLEPSQAQITMGETLQLKATFDPANSNNRNLAWSSDNEQIAVVNNQGMVRAVGVGQVSITAVSEDAGRAATCSITVVAPPPSREFITWKSREDVASNRCWHIRFSLPVNISSINLKTIYITDRQGNLLPVQYLISPEQDASVVTIAPVSNYTPGERFTLWIKNVVAGDGRILQHGIKMDFVITVPDT; the protein is encoded by the coding sequence ATGGGGGTACTGCTTATAACCTGCCAGGCTGGCGACATCCTGGCCGCCAATCTATCAATAGATAATAAAGATGGACTGATCGTTCAATACCGGGATAATGATGCCGCAGCTGATATGCTTAAAACCATGGACTTTCAGGTATACCGGAAGCAGAATCTGGCAGCGAATGTAGACCTGCTCAAGTTGATTCCGGGAACTAACCGCCAGGAAATGATGGCCCGTCTTAAAAAAACAGGCCGGGTCAAATATGTGGAAGAAAACAAGCGCATTCGCCTGCACCGCGCTCCCAATGATCCCTATTATATACAGCAATGGGCTTTACCGGTGATTCGGGCGGAAGCCGCCTGGGAAGTAGTTGGAACAACAGCCAGACCAGTAGTGGTGGCAGTAGTGGATTCCGGCATAGATGATAAGCATGACGACTTAATCAATCGTATTGACAGCCGGGGGTATAATTTCGTGGAGGACAACCAGGATATTTTTGATTGGGAAGGGCATGGCACTGCGGTATCCAGTATAATTGCCGCCCAAACTGATAATAGACTGGGTATAGCAGGGGTTAACGGGCAGAACCCAGTTAAGATTCTCCCACTTAAAACAATAGATATAGACGGATACGGCTACATATCTGATATTATAAAGGCCATAGATTATGCCATTGAAGCTGAGGTCGATGTTATTAATCTTAGTATGGGTAGTGACCGTTATTCGGATATAGAAAATGAAGTTATTCAGAAGGCTATCAACTGCGGTATAACCGTGGTCGCTTCCGCTGGCAATGAAGGCGACTCCCGTTATGACTACCCGGCCTCCTATCCGGGGGTAATTTCCGTGGGAGCTATTGACCGCCAGGGAAATCCCGCCAATTTTTCCAATCACAACGACCAGGTGGATGTAGTTGCTCCGGGAGTGGAAATAAAAGCATGCCGACCGGGAAATAGTTATGATTGCCTAAACGGTACCTCTTTTTCAGCTCCCATGGTGACAGGCACAGCTGCCATGCTAAAATCACTGGACCAATCTCTGCAACCGGACGCTATTTGTAAAATCATTCAGGAAACATCCTACGACCTGGGTAGTCCGGGGAGGGACAATTACTACGGCTACGGGGTAGTCGATATGGGCCGGGCCGTATTGCAAGTGCTGCCGGTGCGGGTGAAAGCTATCCAACTGGAACCGTCACAGGCACAAATAACCATGGGAGAAACCCTTCAGTTAAAAGCCACCTTCGACCCTGCAAACTCCAACAACCGCAATCTAGCCTGGAGCAGCGACAACGAACAAATAGCGGTAGTTAATAACCAGGGCATGGTACGAGCCGTAGGAGTTGGTCAGGTTAGTATTACTGCTGTAAGCGAGGATGCCGGACGAGCAGCAACTTGTTCGATAACTGTAGTGGCACCGCCCCCCTCTCGGGAATTCATTACCTGGAAATCCCGGGAAGATGTGGCTTCGAACCGGTGCTGGCATATACGTTTCAGCCTGCCGGTGAACATCTCCAGTATAAACCTGAAGACTATTTATATTACCGACCGGCAGGGAAACCTGCTGCCGGTGCAATATCTTATCAGTCCTGAGCAGGATGCAAGCGTAGTTACCATTGCACCCGTATCAAATTATACCCCTGGTGAACGCTTCACCCTGTGGATAAAAAATGTAGTGGCTGGCGATGGCCGGATATTGCAGCATGGTATTAAAATGGACTTTGTAATCACGGTGCCAGATACTTAA
- a CDS encoding HD domain-containing protein, protein MIFYKGVLSLIKKYEIRDPLYGFIELDSWERDIIDHPAFQRLRRIRQLAWTDMVYPGAVHTRFEHSLGVMHLATEMYEKIVEKKRGYLVNKLGFNDSGFDIDKKFIRLACLLHDVGHSPFSHAGEELMDEKPNTDKRYKHEDYSPAIVEYKFKEIIDEHPQNENYHITVKQISDFLRGSAGVGRRLLWRNLVDGQIDADRADYLLRDSYHIGTNYGSYDLKRLLVTLTISEHPETGAPLIAVEEGGLHAAEALIIARYLMFTQVYFHHTRRAYDHHIAETMKVLLLQEINRETFLPPTSAENIDNYLSWDDWKVLGLLSQGKGGKDGCALRERKHHRRVFYTSEVPTEAELDQSKAVLEKLSGLIQFVDEPEKSWYSTGEKDIMIERNVAPGLKETLPLSSFSSVVRGLLPIRQRRIYVSLQDKSKADALLN, encoded by the coding sequence ATGATATTTTATAAAGGGGTTTTATCATTGATTAAAAAATACGAGATTCGTGATCCCCTTTATGGGTTTATTGAGTTAGATAGCTGGGAAAGGGATATTATCGACCATCCTGCTTTTCAACGGTTACGCCGTATTAGGCAGTTGGCTTGGACTGATATGGTTTATCCCGGTGCAGTACACACTCGATTTGAACACTCATTAGGCGTGATGCATCTGGCCACCGAGATGTACGAAAAAATCGTAGAAAAGAAAAGGGGTTACCTGGTAAATAAATTGGGTTTTAATGATAGCGGCTTTGATATTGATAAAAAATTTATTAGGCTTGCATGCCTTTTACATGACGTTGGCCATTCACCCTTTTCCCACGCAGGCGAGGAACTGATGGATGAGAAACCTAATACGGATAAACGGTATAAACATGAAGATTATTCACCGGCAATAGTGGAATATAAATTCAAGGAAATCATTGATGAACATCCTCAAAATGAAAACTACCATATTACTGTTAAGCAAATTAGTGACTTTTTAAGGGGAAGTGCCGGGGTAGGCCGAAGGTTGCTTTGGCGAAATCTTGTAGACGGACAAATTGATGCGGATAGAGCCGACTACTTGTTAAGGGATTCCTATCATATCGGAACAAATTACGGTAGCTACGATCTGAAACGGCTACTTGTTACACTGACCATTTCTGAACATCCAGAAACGGGAGCCCCATTAATTGCCGTTGAAGAGGGCGGTTTGCATGCTGCCGAAGCACTAATTATTGCCAGGTATTTGATGTTTACCCAGGTATATTTCCATCATACCAGAAGGGCTTATGACCATCATATTGCGGAAACAATGAAAGTTTTATTGCTCCAGGAGATTAACCGAGAAACCTTTTTACCACCAACCTCAGCGGAAAACATTGATAACTACCTTTCGTGGGATGATTGGAAAGTTCTTGGCTTGCTTAGTCAAGGAAAAGGCGGCAAGGATGGATGCGCACTAAGAGAAAGAAAACATCACCGCCGTGTATTTTATACTTCCGAGGTGCCAACAGAGGCCGAACTTGACCAGTCAAAAGCAGTTCTAGAGAAGTTATCTGGATTGATACAGTTTGTGGATGAGCCAGAAAAATCCTGGTATAGCACTGGGGAAAAGGATATAATGATCGAAAGGAACGTGGCTCCCGGGTTGAAAGAAACATTGCCTTTGTCCTCTTTTTCCAGCGTAGTTAGAGGGCTGCTACCCATACGCCAACGGCGAATATATGTGTCACTACAAGATAAAAGTAAAGCAGACGCACTTTTAAATTAG
- a CDS encoding cadherin-like beta sandwich domain-containing protein, translating into MGRYHLKRSGGAVTLVLLLSLLLSLGMVMPVAAQDSMVRSCSPVKGTDLIEPQVAAGEATSFALREDQKLWGWGIDNYGQVGNGKIIVDGDERNGQETPYLLTEKGFNEGFKQVAAGRWHTLAVKNDGTVWGWGNNEKGQLGNLPLGPHSTPQQIPNLQNMKAVACGEFFSLALNNDGTVWAWGNNDGNELGRGATGPFYNNPEKVKGPGGTGYLDNVTAIACGRFHGLALKSDGTVWAWGDGSWGTLGNGEDFSEEVYPVRVLNLTGVKSIDAGDYFSLALKNDGTVWAWGGRGIGGQLGDGEVDDFVNIPQQVKGLNGLGNLNNVEAITCGINHSLALKDNGTILAWGENYGRLGDGDATSSESPVPVLTQDISGVVAIAAGGEHSLARKNDGTVWAWGSNHHYQLTGDNDSGVPVQVEGIPLLAKPLISLSVKAADGGPELLTCFISKTTGYKMTVENPLEAVKITPVPVSGATASVKLNGVVQNDGIVNLAVDPEQNKVEVVVSESGKDDLTYNIDIRRLRLADPLTDLSVRGKADGSGNEYLTGFSGTSYAYNVAVENNIDAVKVVPTAVSGATTVIKLNGVPQNGGVISNLAIGWDNRVDIVVIQEDRTDRKYTIEIGRKPNWKQGYENWPVEVQKTWTIKFNQAVKTTEAAKYIYVKDAQGTKVPLKDFIWSDNNTTVKVQAQSAYNTGAKYTLHIETALESAQGTPLNAAIAMPFKIE; encoded by the coding sequence GTGGGACGATACCATTTGAAACGTAGTGGTGGAGCTGTCACATTAGTATTATTGTTGTCCCTGCTTTTAAGCCTGGGAATGGTTATGCCGGTGGCAGCACAGGATTCGATGGTCAGGAGCTGTAGTCCAGTAAAAGGAACTGATTTAATAGAGCCGCAGGTGGCAGCAGGCGAGGCAACCAGCTTCGCCCTCAGGGAGGATCAGAAGCTCTGGGGATGGGGGATTGATAATTACGGTCAGGTGGGTAATGGCAAGATAATTGTGGATGGGGACGAGCGCAATGGTCAAGAAACCCCGTATCTGCTGACGGAAAAGGGTTTTAATGAGGGTTTTAAACAGGTTGCTGCCGGGCGCTGGCATACCCTGGCGGTGAAAAATGATGGTACTGTATGGGGATGGGGAAATAATGAAAAGGGCCAGTTGGGTAATCTGCCCCTGGGACCGCACAGTACACCGCAGCAGATACCAAACCTGCAGAATATGAAAGCTGTGGCCTGTGGAGAATTTTTCTCCCTGGCGCTAAATAATGATGGTACGGTTTGGGCCTGGGGAAATAATGATGGAAATGAACTGGGCAGAGGAGCTACTGGGCCATTCTATAATAACCCGGAAAAAGTTAAAGGCCCGGGTGGCACCGGATATCTGGATAATGTTACTGCTATCGCTTGTGGACGCTTTCATGGCCTGGCATTAAAGAGTGATGGCACGGTATGGGCCTGGGGTGATGGTTCTTGGGGTACCCTGGGGAATGGAGAAGATTTCTCCGAAGAAGTCTATCCAGTCCGGGTATTGAACCTGACTGGCGTAAAAAGCATAGATGCCGGAGATTATTTCTCCCTGGCGCTTAAGAACGATGGTACCGTATGGGCCTGGGGAGGCCGGGGTATTGGAGGACAGCTGGGTGATGGTGAGGTAGATGATTTTGTAAATATTCCACAGCAGGTTAAAGGATTGAATGGATTGGGTAATCTAAATAATGTGGAGGCTATCACCTGCGGTATTAATCATAGCCTGGCTTTGAAAGACAACGGAACCATCCTGGCCTGGGGAGAAAACTATGGTAGATTAGGTGATGGAGACGCTACCTCCAGCGAAAGTCCCGTTCCGGTCTTAACCCAAGATATTAGTGGAGTGGTAGCTATCGCTGCTGGGGGTGAGCACTCTCTGGCCCGAAAAAATGACGGTACTGTATGGGCCTGGGGAAGCAATCATCACTATCAGTTAACCGGCGATAATGACAGCGGGGTTCCGGTACAGGTTGAGGGTATCCCGCTCCTGGCCAAACCCCTTATAAGCCTGAGTGTGAAAGCGGCGGATGGTGGGCCGGAACTGCTTACCTGCTTTATTTCAAAAACTACCGGCTATAAGATGACCGTGGAGAATCCATTGGAGGCGGTTAAAATCACACCAGTTCCGGTCTCTGGAGCAACTGCCTCAGTCAAACTGAACGGCGTGGTCCAGAACGACGGGATAGTGAATCTAGCGGTTGATCCAGAACAGAATAAAGTCGAAGTGGTAGTCAGCGAATCGGGCAAGGACGATCTTACCTATAACATTGATATCAGACGCCTGCGCCTGGCCGACCCTCTGACTGACCTGAGTGTGAGAGGAAAAGCAGATGGGAGCGGTAATGAATACCTGACCGGGTTCAGCGGGACTAGTTATGCTTATAATGTAGCGGTGGAAAATAATATCGATGCAGTTAAAGTGGTGCCCACCGCAGTATCTGGTGCCACGACAGTCATCAAGCTGAACGGCGTGCCGCAGAATGGTGGGGTGATATCTAATCTTGCTATCGGTTGGGATAATCGGGTGGATATAGTAGTAATCCAGGAGGACCGCACCGATCGCAAGTATACTATTGAAATTGGCCGTAAGCCAAATTGGAAGCAGGGTTACGAAAACTGGCCGGTAGAGGTGCAGAAGACCTGGACTATTAAGTTTAACCAGGCGGTTAAAACCACCGAGGCCGCGAAGTATATCTATGTAAAAGATGCCCAGGGCACGAAAGTACCCCTGAAGGACTTTATCTGGTCAGATAACAACACCACCGTCAAGGTGCAGGCACAATCGGCATATAACACCGGGGCTAAATATACCCTACATATTGAAACAGCATTGGAATCAGCCCAGGGAACCCCGCTAAATGCAGCAATAGCCATGCCATTTAAAATCGAATAG
- a CDS encoding transposase, translated as MGRRLRVEYLGAMYHVVQRGNNREFIFGRPDERDYLIEQVGNAVKVDGVTVFAYVVMSNHYHLLLRTDGEFLSKVMHRVNTRYSRFFNCDSGRDRTGVVFEGRYKAILVQNDDYLLSLVRYIHRNPLRAGIVSRFCDYRWSSDACYRQQGNGPGGGDFVNCDLILRMFSDKKQIALREYKRFMENDDGKDWENIPCIGDDSFAQLAEPRKEKAGRVSLDEILINTGVDNEEFQLIKQGSRKRLLQKYKIAFTGEAIGQGYTMREIGQHIKLSHVAISHLFNSKQDSK; from the coding sequence ATGGGACGCAGGCTGCGGGTGGAGTATCTGGGGGCTATGTATCATGTAGTGCAAAGGGGCAATAATCGGGAGTTTATTTTTGGGCGACCGGATGAACGTGATTATTTAATAGAGCAGGTGGGCAATGCTGTTAAGGTGGACGGTGTGACCGTATTTGCCTATGTGGTGATGAGCAATCATTATCACTTGCTCTTGCGAACCGACGGGGAGTTCTTGAGCAAGGTTATGCACCGTGTTAACACGAGATATAGTCGATTTTTTAATTGTGATAGCGGAAGGGATAGAACAGGAGTAGTTTTTGAAGGGAGATACAAAGCTATACTGGTGCAAAATGATGATTACCTGCTGTCCCTGGTCAGGTATATACACCGCAATCCGCTTAGGGCTGGTATTGTATCGAGGTTCTGCGATTATCGGTGGAGCAGTGATGCTTGTTATAGACAGCAAGGAAACGGACCAGGAGGAGGCGATTTTGTAAACTGTGATTTAATATTAAGAATGTTTTCAGATAAGAAACAGATAGCGCTTAGAGAGTATAAGCGTTTCATGGAAAATGACGACGGAAAAGACTGGGAGAACATACCTTGTATAGGGGACGATTCGTTTGCCCAGCTAGCTGAGCCCAGAAAGGAAAAAGCGGGCCGCGTCAGTCTGGATGAAATCCTTATAAATACCGGAGTTGATAATGAAGAATTTCAACTAATTAAACAAGGCTCGCGTAAAAGGTTATTGCAAAAATATAAAATTGCCTTTACTGGGGAAGCAATAGGGCAAGGATATACGATGCGAGAAATAGGCCAGCATATTAAATTATCCCATGTTGCCATTAGCCATTTATTTAATTCAAAACAAGATTCTAAATAG
- a CDS encoding YwgA family protein has product MPIQFTEKWDQYGLMAELALKLEGVSPQFGKTVLQKLVYILQEIYRVPCGYDYILYNYGPYSEALADDLSFFASMDGVKVEWNRRLGYEIKKAERTSHFRERGKDFLTQHASQIDEVIKEFGSMNAKELELRSTILYVSKEEPLDKSDLLDRVKDIKPHFTVGEIDNAYQELERWL; this is encoded by the coding sequence TTGCCGATTCAGTTTACGGAGAAGTGGGATCAATATGGCTTGATGGCAGAATTAGCCCTTAAGCTAGAGGGGGTTTCGCCCCAGTTTGGAAAGACGGTATTGCAGAAACTTGTTTACATTTTGCAGGAGATTTATCGTGTTCCTTGCGGGTACGATTATATACTATACAACTATGGCCCGTATAGCGAGGCGCTAGCGGATGATTTAAGCTTTTTCGCATCAATGGACGGGGTTAAAGTAGAGTGGAACCGAAGGCTGGGTTACGAGATTAAAAAAGCCGAAAGGACGTCACACTTCAGGGAAAGAGGAAAAGATTTTTTAACCCAACACGCTTCCCAAATAGATGAAGTGATTAAGGAATTCGGTAGTATGAATGCCAAAGAGTTAGAACTGCGGTCTACGATCCTATACGTTTCCAAAGAGGAGCCTTTAGATAAAAGTGATTTGCTTGACCGCGTAAAGGATATCAAGCCGCATTTTACTGTTGGCGAAATTGACAACGCTTATCAGGAGTTGGAACGCTGGCTTTAG
- a CDS encoding Ig-like domain-containing protein has translation MKNRLQSILALMLTVALLFSGLCLPQTAWAADDKTPEELEITWRIKANADHAWSSESARENGKVYARYNLNDSFMLDLAGTTVLSRTGISWGGNPYFQPITENEYSRSCAGGGTYTTWYLSELQRWTEKGSEKKDFESTTVENWQYRWPGKEHEGADDNPIPWLEIIPPESDNEPIRYRICLEPFFFIDYDTADEYFETTGTIHSNWTDWEGSHSETGELGNHAGGITPSLANQAWYDRVETNLDGSCAKGELTYSGGKYRGQGTVQHTFYDEDGKSSIEITYEINRKPSAKAIQPIQVLGRYEYNNDNDYVPATDFVAGKDTVIQVILPDDIKAEDQSNARVEIYHEGNKIATLSKFKKDKENNSLIFIPSSRSSCGNWKAGRYKFVATIGESEELTLDDVLFQEQRKLKVLAVPVKANYAGTIETADSQWKNGGAFMRRVYPIAYNNITYKQGSLFDASDASYDITTDAGRLKLWQALNELQKNGGPYDLIVGFIEKGILLSNGSILQGYTYGEPSNIVVNSDQDMQATVAHEIAHIYKVGDEYQGESYNLGINSPPLGYQGSDWHDPNKTVTASDPKVQPFPGAEGALISKKLHPYDTGGRGLLEDSICFMGSGASQSKNWITPSVWKHLFKALAAPTTAASDSSIRVLQSTEGETRVIEASGWVSRSGVVELSQPWHSYYTTQPLVNQTGTYTIQAVDTQGTVLASNGFTPSFFVRSNPPRQLERAPFAQVLVPFPAGTDKFVVLDQDNTLLAELPVTANKPTVAITAPAAGQNLTGTSTITWTAEDDDKDNLSYEVEYSPDGSNWELLAYDIRDTQWVQDFSQLPGGNQAQIRVTAHDGINSTAAVSGIFSVALKAPEVFIEAPVSEASYSTAEGGVVLQGSAYDPQEGQIYDDNRLVWTSDQAGELGRGPSVFTNLLSEGKHLITLTATNIAGLSSQVSISLNITSSAVVNPGTYTELIEKTFTDASQRKVLFNKPVNAATLQNNIRIMDSANNMVPIRIEAGDDGVSALIYPSTGAFSPGNYTIYIEQGIMSADGQPLNAGYKMNFKMK, from the coding sequence ATGAAAAACAGGCTGCAATCTATTTTGGCACTAATGCTCACTGTGGCTTTGCTGTTTTCAGGGCTTTGTCTTCCGCAAACAGCCTGGGCAGCAGATGACAAAACACCGGAAGAGTTGGAGATAACCTGGCGAATTAAGGCCAATGCTGATCACGCCTGGTCGAGCGAGAGTGCCAGGGAAAATGGCAAGGTTTATGCTCGCTATAATCTTAATGATTCCTTTATGCTTGATTTAGCCGGCACGACCGTTTTGAGCAGAACCGGAATATCATGGGGTGGCAACCCTTATTTTCAACCGATTACTGAAAACGAATATAGCAGGAGTTGTGCGGGGGGCGGAACTTACACTACCTGGTACCTTAGCGAACTCCAACGCTGGACGGAAAAAGGTTCTGAAAAAAAGGATTTCGAAAGCACAACGGTCGAGAATTGGCAGTATCGCTGGCCGGGTAAGGAGCATGAAGGGGCCGATGATAACCCTATCCCATGGTTGGAAATTATACCGCCAGAGTCGGATAATGAACCCATCCGTTACCGGATATGCCTTGAGCCCTTCTTTTTTATTGATTATGACACAGCTGATGAATATTTTGAAACTACGGGTACTATTCATAGCAATTGGACCGATTGGGAGGGAAGCCATTCCGAAACCGGGGAACTGGGAAACCATGCTGGGGGTATTACTCCTAGTCTGGCTAATCAAGCCTGGTATGACCGGGTGGAAACGAACCTTGATGGTAGTTGCGCAAAAGGTGAGCTAACCTATTCCGGCGGTAAATACCGGGGCCAGGGAACTGTTCAGCATACTTTCTACGATGAAGACGGTAAGTCCTCCATCGAAATAACTTATGAAATCAACCGCAAGCCCAGCGCAAAAGCAATACAACCAATCCAGGTCCTGGGGCGTTATGAGTATAACAACGATAATGACTATGTACCGGCGACCGATTTTGTGGCGGGTAAAGATACTGTTATCCAGGTAATCCTGCCGGATGATATCAAAGCCGAAGATCAATCCAATGCCAGGGTGGAGATATACCACGAAGGTAATAAGATAGCTACTTTGAGCAAATTTAAAAAAGACAAAGAAAACAACAGTTTAATTTTTATTCCTTCAAGCCGCTCCAGTTGCGGTAATTGGAAGGCGGGAAGATATAAATTTGTAGCCACAATAGGCGAATCCGAGGAACTAACTTTGGATGATGTTCTTTTTCAAGAACAACGCAAGCTTAAAGTTTTAGCCGTGCCGGTCAAGGCCAACTACGCGGGTACCATCGAAACAGCTGATAGTCAGTGGAAGAATGGGGGTGCCTTTATGCGCCGGGTTTATCCCATAGCCTATAATAATATCACTTATAAGCAGGGTAGTCTTTTTGATGCTAGTGATGCCAGTTATGATATTACTACTGATGCTGGCCGGTTAAAGCTCTGGCAGGCCTTAAACGAGTTGCAAAAAAATGGTGGTCCTTATGACCTGATTGTTGGATTCATTGAAAAAGGTATCTTACTGTCAAATGGCAGTATATTGCAGGGTTATACCTATGGTGAGCCATCCAACATAGTGGTAAATTCCGATCAGGATATGCAGGCGACTGTAGCCCATGAAATAGCCCACATTTACAAGGTAGGCGATGAATACCAGGGAGAATCATATAATTTAGGTATAAATTCTCCTCCCCTGGGCTACCAGGGTTCGGATTGGCATGACCCAAATAAAACAGTTACTGCCAGCGATCCAAAAGTTCAGCCTTTTCCTGGTGCAGAAGGAGCTTTAATCTCTAAAAAACTGCATCCTTATGATACCGGAGGGCGTGGCTTACTAGAAGACTCTATTTGTTTTATGGGCAGCGGTGCCTCCCAAAGCAAGAATTGGATTACACCGAGCGTGTGGAAGCATTTGTTTAAGGCTCTGGCAGCCCCAACTACTGCGGCTTCTGACAGCTCAATCCGGGTATTACAAAGCACAGAGGGGGAAACCCGGGTGATCGAAGCTTCTGGATGGGTTAGCCGCAGCGGAGTAGTGGAACTCAGCCAGCCCTGGCACAGTTATTATACTACCCAGCCGCTAGTTAATCAGACCGGTACTTATACTATCCAGGCAGTAGATACCCAAGGAACCGTATTAGCCAGTAATGGTTTCACCCCGTCATTTTTCGTCCGTTCCAACCCGCCGCGGCAGCTGGAGCGGGCCCCGTTTGCCCAGGTACTGGTACCTTTCCCGGCAGGAACCGATAAGTTTGTAGTGCTTGATCAAGACAATACCCTACTGGCCGAGTTACCGGTAACTGCCAATAAACCCACCGTGGCCATTACTGCACCGGCAGCCGGACAGAATCTGACCGGCACCAGTACCATCACCTGGACAGCAGAAGATGACGACAAAGACAATTTATCCTATGAAGTTGAATATAGCCCCGACGGTTCCAACTGGGAACTGCTCGCATATGACATAAGGGATACACAATGGGTGCAGGATTTCAGCCAGCTGCCAGGTGGCAACCAGGCCCAAATCCGGGTTACCGCTCATGACGGCATTAACAGTACTGCTGCGGTTAGCGGCATCTTCAGTGTTGCTCTGAAAGCACCGGAAGTTTTTATTGAAGCTCCGGTCTCAGAAGCCAGTTATTCTACCGCTGAAGGCGGTGTAGTCCTGCAGGGGTCGGCCTATGATCCGCAAGAAGGACAGATTTATGATGATAATAGACTTGTCTGGACTTCCGACCAAGCGGGTGAACTGGGCCGCGGACCATCGGTATTTACGAACTTACTGAGCGAAGGAAAACATTTGATCACCCTGACCGCTACTAATATTGCTGGTCTATCGAGTCAAGTGAGTATTAGCTTGAACATAACTTCTTCAGCAGTGGTGAATCCTGGTACCTATACCGAGTTGATAGAAAAAACTTTTACTGATGCTAGCCAGCGCAAGGTACTTTTTAATAAGCCTGTAAATGCAGCTACTTTGCAAAACAATATTCGGATAATGGATTCAGCAAATAACATGGTTCCAATTAGGATAGAGGCAGGCGATGATGGGGTGTCGGCCTTAATTTATCCATCGACAGGAGCTTTCTCGCCAGGCAATTATACTATTTACATTGAGCAAGGAATTATGTCCGCAGACGGTCAGCCTTTAAACGCTGGCTACAAAATGAACTTTAAGATGAAATAG
- a CDS encoding Fic family protein, producing the protein MFHLMFHLIDEKKRQLDKKRPLPVNSLNSLKEALAVEWTYHSNAIEGNTLTLAETKVVLEGITVGGKSLREHLEAINHKQAIQYIEDIVTHEEEFSEWQIKNIHQIILKGIDDENTGVYRHENVLIVGAKHFPPEHFRVPDLMEQLIQWYKTEAQELHPVERVARLHVLFVGIHPFVDGNGRTARLLLNLELMKAGYPPLIIRKEDRLAYYESLDLAHTEEKYNDFHLLVAEALNRSLDLYLRVV; encoded by the coding sequence TTGTTTCACCTAATGTTTCACCTAATAGATGAAAAGAAAAGACAATTGGACAAAAAGAGGCCCTTACCAGTTAACAGCCTTAATAGCCTTAAAGAAGCCCTTGCAGTGGAATGGACTTATCACTCCAATGCAATAGAAGGAAACACCCTTACCCTGGCAGAGACCAAAGTTGTCCTGGAGGGTATTACCGTTGGTGGCAAGAGTCTACGGGAGCATTTAGAAGCAATAAATCATAAGCAGGCTATCCAATATATAGAGGACATAGTAACCCATGAGGAAGAGTTTTCAGAATGGCAGATTAAGAATATTCATCAAATTATTCTAAAAGGGATAGATGATGAAAATACTGGAGTATACCGGCACGAAAACGTTTTAATTGTAGGAGCCAAACATTTTCCTCCGGAGCATTTTCGCGTACCAGACCTAATGGAGCAATTAATACAGTGGTACAAAACTGAAGCCCAGGAATTACACCCGGTTGAAAGGGTAGCCAGATTGCATGTACTGTTCGTTGGCATCCATCCATTTGTTGACGGAAATGGTCGTACAGCACGTTTACTCTTAAATCTAGAGCTAATGAAAGCAGGATATCCCCCCTTGATTATTCGCAAAGAAGACCGCCTGGCTTACTATGAGTCCCTTGACCTCGCCCACACCGAGGAGAAATATAACGATTTTCACTTACTGGTGGCGGAAGCACTAAACCGCAGCCTGGATTTGTATCTGAGAGTGGTTTAG